From Streptomyces sp. GSL17-111, one genomic window encodes:
- a CDS encoding ABC transporter permease codes for MNTVVMTRMRALGRAEMTLLLRNRTALFTAMLMPLLFVLFTRMSVTEEALDATGFSVGGLVLSAGLGIVLVLVVYSNLVASFVARRQELTLKRLRTGEPSGAEILGGTALPSVAIGLTQCAVLVVAGVLALDVRAPARVDVLLAGLLVGVVMMTALAAATSAFTKSTESAQLTVLPLMMLSLIGSGLMVPLEMLPDGLAAVARLLPLSPVMELVRHGWLGEGDGVDVLRALGLSVVWCALAVFAVRRWFRWEPRR; via the coding sequence ATGAACACGGTGGTCATGACACGGATGCGGGCGCTGGGCCGGGCCGAGATGACCCTACTGCTGCGCAACCGCACGGCGCTCTTCACGGCGATGCTGATGCCGCTGCTCTTCGTCCTCTTCACGCGCATGTCGGTGACGGAGGAGGCGCTGGACGCCACGGGGTTCAGCGTCGGCGGGCTCGTCCTGTCGGCCGGGCTGGGCATCGTCCTCGTCCTCGTCGTCTACTCCAACCTCGTCGCCTCGTTCGTGGCCCGCCGCCAGGAGTTGACGCTGAAGCGGCTGCGCACCGGGGAGCCCTCAGGCGCGGAGATCCTCGGGGGCACGGCGCTGCCCTCGGTCGCGATCGGCCTCACGCAGTGCGCGGTACTCGTCGTCGCCGGGGTGCTGGCGCTGGACGTGCGGGCACCGGCGCGGGTGGACGTGCTGCTCGCCGGACTGCTGGTGGGCGTGGTCATGATGACGGCACTGGCCGCCGCGACCTCGGCGTTCACCAAGAGCACGGAGAGCGCGCAGCTGACCGTCCTGCCGCTGATGATGCTCTCCCTCATCGGCTCGGGGCTGATGGTGCCGCTGGAGATGCTGCCCGACGGCCTCGCGGCGGTCGCCCGGCTGCTGCCGCTCAGCCCGGTCATGGAGCTGGTCCGGCACGGCTGGCTCGGGGAGGGCGACGGCGTGGACGTGCTGCGGGCCCTCGGCCTGTCGGTGGTCTGGTGCGCGCTGGCGGTGTTTGCTGTACGGCGGTGGTTCCGCTGGGAGCCGCGCCGCTGA
- a CDS encoding ABC transporter ATP-binding protein, whose translation MRHQEQAIEVSGLWRRYGPKGEGGFDAVRGLDFTVARGELFALLGTNGAGKTSTVELLEGLERPSRGTVRVLGHDPYGERRAVRPRIGIMLQEGGFPADLSVRETARMWAGITTDPRDIGETLDLVGLGRREKVRIKQLSGGERRRLDLALALLGHPEVLFLDEPTTGMDPEGRQDTWRLVRELRARGTTVVLTTHYLEEAEELADRLAIMREGRIVVAGTPAEVTAARPSRIRFDLPEGVLPARLPLSVPAAVDGRRVEVRTDRLQEALTELLLWARREELTLEGLDARSATLEEAFLEIARGGPGADAPGGHEHAEVAA comes from the coding sequence ATGCGGCATCAGGAACAAGCGATCGAGGTGAGCGGGCTGTGGCGGCGCTACGGCCCGAAGGGTGAGGGCGGTTTCGACGCCGTCCGCGGACTGGACTTCACCGTGGCGCGCGGCGAACTCTTCGCGCTGCTCGGCACGAACGGCGCGGGCAAGACGTCCACCGTCGAACTGCTGGAGGGGCTGGAGCGACCGAGCCGCGGCACCGTCCGGGTGCTCGGCCACGATCCGTACGGCGAGCGACGGGCGGTCCGTCCGCGCATCGGCATCATGCTCCAGGAGGGCGGCTTCCCCGCCGACCTGAGCGTCCGCGAGACCGCCCGCATGTGGGCGGGCATCACCACCGACCCCCGCGACATCGGCGAGACCCTGGACCTGGTCGGCCTCGGGCGGCGCGAGAAGGTGCGGATCAAGCAGCTGTCCGGCGGCGAGCGGCGGCGCCTGGACCTGGCCCTGGCCCTGCTCGGCCACCCCGAGGTGCTGTTCCTGGACGAACCCACGACGGGGATGGACCCGGAGGGACGCCAGGACACCTGGCGACTGGTGCGCGAACTGCGTGCCCGGGGCACGACGGTGGTGCTGACGACGCACTACCTGGAGGAGGCCGAGGAGCTGGCCGACCGGCTGGCGATCATGCGCGAGGGACGCATCGTCGTCGCGGGCACCCCCGCCGAGGTCACGGCGGCGCGGCCGTCCCGCATCCGCTTCGACCTGCCGGAGGGCGTGCTGCCCGCGCGGCTGCCCCTGTCGGTGCCGGCCGCCGTCGACGGACGCCGCGTCGAGGTGCGCACCGACCGGCTGCAGGAGGCGCTGACCGAACTCCTGCTGTGGGCCCGCCGCGAGGAGCTGACGCTGGAAGGACTCGACGCCAGGTCGGCGACGTTGGAGGAGGCGTTTCTGGAGATCGCCCGCGGTGGCCCGGGGGCCGACGCACCGGGCGGGCACGAGCACGCGGAGGTGGCGGCATGA
- a CDS encoding histone-like nucleoid-structuring protein Lsr2, with the protein MAQRVVVTLSDDLEGGEAVETVTFGLDGKTYEIDLSTANAKKLRGALAPYVRAGRKRARTGKTFRHTALAPDPQTVRAWAQSNGYDVPARGRIPKKVYEAFSSAS; encoded by the coding sequence GTGGCACAGCGCGTTGTGGTCACACTCTCCGACGATCTGGAAGGCGGGGAAGCCGTCGAGACCGTCACGTTCGGACTCGACGGGAAGACGTACGAGATCGATCTCAGCACGGCAAACGCCAAAAAGCTGCGTGGTGCGCTGGCCCCCTATGTGCGGGCCGGCCGGAAGCGGGCACGGACGGGGAAGACGTTTCGGCACACGGCACTCGCCCCCGACCCGCAGACGGTCCGCGCCTGGGCGCAGTCCAACGGGTACGACGTCCCGGCCCGCGGCAGGATCCCGAAGAAGGTCTACGAGGCGTTCAGCTCCGCGAGTTGA
- the purS gene encoding phosphoribosylformylglycinamidine synthase subunit PurS — protein MARVVVDVMLKPEILDPQGQAVQRALPRLGFEGIKDVRQGKRFELDVEGPVDDAALARVREMAETFLANTVIEDFTVRVEAAGAQEGAPA, from the coding sequence GTGGCTCGCGTCGTAGTCGACGTCATGCTCAAGCCGGAGATCCTCGACCCCCAGGGTCAGGCCGTGCAGCGCGCGCTGCCGCGGCTGGGTTTCGAGGGCATCAAGGACGTCCGTCAGGGGAAGCGTTTCGAGCTGGACGTGGAGGGGCCGGTGGACGACGCCGCGCTCGCCCGCGTCCGCGAGATGGCCGAGACGTTCCTGGCCAACACCGTCATCGAGGACTTCACCGTCCGCGTCGAGGCTGCCGGGGCCCAGGAAGGAGCCCCGGCATGA
- the purQ gene encoding phosphoribosylformylglycinamidine synthase subunit PurQ: MTTRIGVVTFPGSLDDADALRAVRIAGGEPVKLWHRDTDLRQVDAVVLPGGFSYGDYLRCGAIARFSPVMGTVIEQARAGMPVLGICNGFQVLCESHLLPGALTRNDHLHFVCRDQRLTVENADTAWTRDYRAGQEITVPLKNGEGGYVADERTLDELEAEGRVVVRYLDGNPNGSRRDIAGITNAAGNVVGLMPHPEHAVETLTGPTTEGLPFFTSVLKQLVNA, encoded by the coding sequence ATGACCACGCGGATCGGAGTCGTGACGTTCCCCGGCTCCCTCGACGACGCCGACGCGCTGCGCGCCGTCCGCATCGCGGGTGGCGAGCCCGTCAAGCTGTGGCACCGGGACACCGACCTGCGGCAGGTCGACGCGGTCGTCCTGCCGGGCGGCTTCTCCTACGGCGACTACCTGCGCTGCGGCGCCATCGCCCGCTTCTCGCCCGTCATGGGGACGGTCATCGAGCAGGCCCGGGCCGGAATGCCCGTCCTCGGCATCTGCAACGGCTTCCAGGTGCTCTGCGAGTCGCACCTGCTGCCCGGCGCCCTCACCCGCAACGACCACCTGCACTTCGTCTGTCGCGACCAGCGGCTCACCGTCGAGAACGCCGACACCGCCTGGACCCGTGACTACCGCGCGGGCCAGGAGATCACCGTCCCGCTGAAGAACGGTGAGGGCGGTTACGTCGCCGACGAGCGCACGCTGGACGAGCTGGAGGCCGAGGGCCGCGTCGTCGTCCGCTACCTGGACGGCAACCCCAACGGCTCCCGCCGCGACATCGCCGGGATCACCAACGCCGCCGGCAACGTCGTCGGCCTCATGCCGCACCCCGAGCACGCCGTCGAGACCCTCACCGGGCCGACGACCGAGGGGCTGCCCTTCTTCACCTCCGTACTCAAGCAGCTGGTGAACGCCTGA
- the purL gene encoding phosphoribosylformylglycinamidine synthase subunit PurL yields MTLDTVKHAAGTPDAPQPWAELGLKENEYEQIREILGRRPTGAELAMYSVMWSEHCSYKSSKVHLKQFGEKAPASEAMLVGIGEQAGVVDVGQGYAVTFKVESHNHPSYVEPYQGAATGIGGIVRDIIAMGARPVAVMDPLRFGAADHPDTRRVLPGVVAGIGGYGNCLGLPNIGGEVVFDACYQGNPLVNALCVGVMKHEDIHLAKASGVGNKVILYGARTGGDGIGGASILASETFDSTKPSKRPAVQVGDPFQEKLLIECTLEAFAEELVVGIQDLGAAGLSCATSELASNGTGGMRVELDDVPLRDATLSPEEILMSESQERMCAVVEPSKVNRFLAICEKWDVTATVIGEVTDGDRLEIFWHGEQIVDVPPRTVAHDGPVYERPMARPEWLDALQADAAEALARPQDGDALRAQVLRLVGSPNQADKSWITAQYDKYVLGNTVLAQPEDSGMIRVDEETNLGVAVSTDGNGRYAKLDPYAGAQLALAESYRNVAATGAKPLAVTDCLNFPSPEDPAGMWQFAEACRGLADACQVLGTPVTGGNVSLYNQTGDVAIHPTPVVGVLGVIDDVTRRTPMAFAEEGQLLYLLGDTREELGGSAWSQVVHDHLGGRPPAVDLERERLLAEILISASRDGMIDAAHDLSDGGLVQAVVESCLRGGAGARLVTPDGLDPFVFLFSESQGRAVVSVPRSEELRFTDMCGARGLPATRIGVVDGDAVELQGQFSLPLSELRSVWEATIPGLFA; encoded by the coding sequence ATGACCCTCGACACCGTCAAGCACGCGGCCGGAACCCCGGACGCCCCCCAGCCCTGGGCCGAGCTGGGGCTGAAGGAGAACGAGTACGAGCAGATCCGCGAGATCCTCGGCCGCCGCCCCACCGGCGCCGAGCTCGCCATGTACTCGGTGATGTGGTCCGAGCACTGCTCGTACAAGAGCAGCAAGGTCCACCTGAAGCAGTTCGGCGAGAAGGCGCCCGCGTCCGAGGCCATGCTCGTCGGCATCGGCGAGCAGGCGGGCGTCGTCGACGTCGGCCAGGGCTACGCCGTCACCTTCAAGGTCGAGTCGCACAACCACCCGTCCTACGTCGAGCCCTACCAGGGCGCGGCCACCGGCATCGGCGGCATCGTGCGGGACATCATCGCCATGGGCGCCCGCCCGGTCGCGGTGATGGACCCGCTGCGCTTCGGCGCCGCCGACCACCCCGACACCCGCCGTGTGCTGCCCGGCGTCGTCGCGGGCATCGGCGGCTACGGCAACTGCCTGGGCCTGCCCAACATCGGCGGCGAGGTCGTCTTCGACGCCTGCTACCAGGGCAACCCGCTGGTGAACGCGCTGTGCGTCGGCGTGATGAAGCACGAGGACATCCACCTCGCCAAGGCCAGCGGCGTCGGCAACAAGGTCATCCTCTACGGCGCCCGCACCGGCGGCGACGGCATCGGCGGCGCGTCGATCCTCGCCTCCGAGACCTTCGACTCGACGAAGCCCTCGAAGCGGCCCGCCGTGCAGGTCGGCGACCCCTTCCAGGAGAAGCTGCTCATCGAGTGCACCCTCGAGGCGTTCGCCGAGGAGCTGGTCGTCGGCATCCAGGACCTCGGCGCGGCCGGGCTCTCCTGCGCCACCTCCGAGCTGGCCTCCAACGGCACCGGCGGCATGCGCGTCGAGCTGGACGACGTGCCGCTGCGCGACGCGACCCTCTCGCCCGAGGAGATCCTCATGAGCGAGTCGCAGGAGCGCATGTGCGCCGTCGTGGAGCCGTCGAAGGTGAACCGCTTCCTCGCCATCTGCGAGAAGTGGGACGTCACCGCGACCGTCATCGGCGAGGTCACCGACGGCGACCGGCTGGAGATCTTCTGGCACGGCGAGCAGATCGTCGACGTCCCGCCGCGCACCGTCGCGCACGACGGCCCGGTCTACGAGCGCCCGATGGCCCGCCCCGAGTGGCTCGACGCCCTCCAGGCGGACGCCGCCGAGGCGCTCGCCCGCCCGCAGGACGGCGACGCGCTGCGCGCGCAGGTCCTGCGCCTCGTCGGCTCACCGAACCAGGCCGACAAGTCGTGGATCACCGCGCAGTACGACAAGTACGTGCTCGGCAACACCGTCCTGGCACAGCCCGAGGACAGCGGCATGATCCGCGTCGACGAGGAGACCAACCTCGGCGTCGCCGTCTCCACCGACGGCAACGGCCGCTACGCCAAGCTCGACCCGTACGCGGGCGCCCAGCTGGCCCTCGCCGAGTCCTACCGCAACGTCGCCGCGACCGGCGCGAAGCCGCTCGCCGTCACCGACTGCCTGAACTTCCCCTCGCCGGAGGACCCGGCGGGCATGTGGCAGTTCGCCGAGGCCTGCCGGGGCCTGGCCGACGCCTGCCAGGTCCTCGGCACCCCCGTGACCGGCGGCAACGTCTCGCTCTACAACCAGACCGGTGACGTCGCCATCCACCCGACGCCGGTCGTCGGCGTCCTCGGCGTCATCGACGACGTCACCCGGCGCACCCCGATGGCGTTCGCCGAGGAGGGCCAGCTCCTCTACCTGCTGGGGGACACCCGCGAGGAGCTCGGCGGCTCGGCCTGGTCCCAGGTCGTCCACGACCACCTCGGCGGCCGGCCCCCGGCCGTCGACCTGGAGCGGGAGCGGCTGCTCGCGGAGATCCTGATCTCCGCCTCGCGGGACGGCATGATCGACGCCGCGCACGACCTGAGCGACGGCGGCCTCGTCCAGGCGGTCGTCGAGTCCTGCCTGCGCGGCGGCGCCGGGGCCCGGCTCGTCACGCCCGACGGGCTGGACCCGTTCGTGTTCCTGTTCTCCGAGTCGCAGGGCCGGGCCGTCGTCTCCGTGCCGCGCAGCGAGGAGCTGCGGTTCACGGACATGTGCGGCGCACGCGGCCTGCCCGCCACCCGGATCGGCGTGGTCGACGGCGACGCGGTCGAGCTCCAGGGCCAGTTCTCCCTGCCGCTGAGCGAGCTGCGCTCGGTGTGGGAGGCGACGATCCCCGGTCTGTTCGCCTGA
- a CDS encoding PH domain-containing protein: MAGIADRYLADDEELVHLTRQHWMETVSEFVLLCLIWCGAGLLLWAVPQDAGWSGGASLVVLGAAAVASLWWALVPLLRWRFTVYILTTKRIYKRSGFLTKRGRSIPLVRVNDVSFRAHLWQRLLGYGTLTIQSASEQGVMTLRHVPDPESLKALIYQQVDEEQRGDGVLR, translated from the coding sequence ATGGCTGGCATCGCTGATCGGTATCTCGCGGACGACGAGGAGCTGGTGCACCTGACGCGCCAGCACTGGATGGAGACGGTGAGCGAGTTCGTGCTGCTCTGCCTGATCTGGTGCGGCGCGGGGCTGCTGCTGTGGGCCGTCCCGCAGGACGCCGGGTGGAGCGGTGGCGCGTCGCTCGTCGTGCTCGGGGCGGCGGCCGTCGCGTCGCTGTGGTGGGCCCTGGTGCCACTGCTGCGGTGGCGGTTCACCGTGTACATCCTCACCACGAAGCGGATCTACAAGCGGTCGGGCTTCCTGACGAAGCGCGGCCGGAGCATCCCGCTGGTGCGGGTGAACGACGTGTCGTTCCGGGCGCACCTGTGGCAGCGGCTGCTGGGGTACGGGACGCTGACCATCCAGTCGGCCTCCGAGCAGGGCGTGATGACGCTGCGGCACGTGCCGGACCCGGAGAGTCTGAAGGCGCTGATCTACCAGCAGGTGGACGAGGAGCAGCGGGGCGACGGCGTCCTGCGGTGA
- a CDS encoding sterol carrier family protein — protein MPPAASRKPRAYDPLRVRNALAAQAETVRAAAHRVSRDQLTRPTALPGWDVRHLLVHLAGQIDAVPRLLAEPAPKADRAQAGLTAWVTSTAGISELLDARTREDAAGAGDPAALIDAATEELEPVLEMAVRDDVLLPHRFGAMRALDFAVTRLVELIVHSDDLARALAAPVTLDRYALAATVRVLADALAAVAPGGAVEMRVPPFAVVQCAEGPRHTRGTPPNVVETDSLTWVRLATGRLAWDRAVSAHAVTATGARADLSAHLPVMR, from the coding sequence ATGCCGCCAGCAGCCTCCCGCAAGCCCCGCGCCTACGATCCGCTCCGGGTCCGCAACGCGCTCGCCGCGCAGGCCGAGACGGTCCGCGCCGCCGCCCACCGCGTCAGCCGCGACCAGCTGACGCGGCCCACCGCGCTCCCCGGCTGGGACGTCCGGCACCTGCTGGTGCACCTCGCCGGCCAGATCGACGCCGTGCCGCGCCTGCTGGCCGAGCCGGCGCCGAAGGCCGACCGGGCGCAGGCCGGGCTGACGGCCTGGGTCACCTCCACCGCGGGGATCTCCGAGCTGCTGGACGCCCGCACCCGGGAGGACGCCGCCGGCGCCGGGGACCCGGCCGCCCTGATCGACGCGGCCACCGAGGAGCTGGAGCCGGTGCTGGAGATGGCCGTCCGCGACGACGTCCTGCTCCCGCACCGCTTCGGGGCCATGCGGGCGCTGGACTTCGCCGTCACCCGGCTCGTCGAGCTGATCGTCCACTCCGACGACCTGGCCCGCGCCCTCGCCGCCCCCGTCACGCTGGACCGCTACGCGCTCGCCGCCACCGTCCGGGTGCTCGCCGACGCCCTGGCGGCCGTGGCACCGGGCGGCGCCGTCGAGATGCGGGTGCCGCCCTTCGCGGTCGTGCAGTGCGCGGAGGGCCCGCGGCACACCCGGGGCACTCCGCCCAACGTCGTCGAGACGGACTCGCTGACCTGGGTGCGGCTGGCGACCGGCCGGCTGGCGTGGGACCGCGCGGTGAGCGCGCACGCGGTGACGGCGACGGGGGCCCGTGCCGACCTCTCCGCGCACCTGCCCGTGATGCGCTGA
- the purF gene encoding amidophosphoribosyltransferase: MARGDGRLNHDLLPGEKGPQDACGVFGVWAPGEEVAKLSYFGLYALQHRGQESAGIAVSNGSQILVFKDMGLVSQVFDETSLGSLRGHIAVGHARYSTTGASVWENAQPTFRATGHGSIALGHNGNLVNTAELAEMVAALADGRRSGRANQVAATNDTDLVTALLAGQTDEDGKPLTVEEAAPRVLPHVQGAFSFVFMDEHTLYAARDPQGIRPLVLGRLERGWVVASETAALDICGASFIREIEPGELIAVDEDGLRSSRFAEARPKGCVFEYVYLARPDTDIAGRNVYLSRVEMGRRLAAEAPAEADLVIATPESGTPAAIGYAEASGIPFGAGLVKNSYVGRTFIQPSQTIRQLGIRLKLNPLKEVIRGKRLVVVDDSIVRGNTQRALVRMLREAGAAEVHVRISSPPIKWPCFFGIDFATRAELIANGLTVDEIGTSLGADSLSYISIDGMIEATKIAKPNLCRACFDGEYPMDLPDPELLGKHFLESDADTTARPDADGVQTLLTGPGGADALRRP, from the coding sequence GTGGCACGTGGTGATGGACGACTCAATCACGATCTTCTTCCCGGCGAGAAAGGTCCGCAGGACGCCTGCGGCGTCTTCGGCGTCTGGGCCCCCGGTGAAGAGGTCGCCAAGCTCTCCTATTTCGGGCTGTACGCGCTGCAGCACCGAGGTCAGGAGTCCGCCGGCATCGCGGTGAGCAACGGCTCGCAGATCCTGGTCTTCAAGGACATGGGCCTGGTCTCCCAGGTGTTCGACGAGACGTCGCTGGGCTCGCTGCGCGGCCACATCGCCGTCGGCCACGCCCGCTACTCGACGACCGGCGCCTCGGTGTGGGAGAACGCGCAGCCCACCTTCCGCGCCACCGGCCACGGGTCGATCGCGCTCGGCCACAACGGCAACCTGGTGAACACCGCCGAGCTGGCCGAGATGGTCGCCGCGCTCGCCGACGGCCGCCGGAGCGGCCGGGCCAACCAGGTCGCGGCCACCAACGACACCGACCTCGTCACCGCGCTGCTGGCCGGGCAGACCGACGAGGACGGCAAGCCGCTCACCGTCGAGGAGGCGGCACCGCGCGTGCTGCCCCACGTCCAGGGCGCCTTCTCCTTCGTCTTCATGGACGAGCACACCCTCTACGCCGCCCGCGACCCGCAGGGCATCCGCCCGCTGGTGCTGGGCCGGCTGGAGCGCGGCTGGGTCGTCGCCAGCGAGACGGCCGCGCTGGACATCTGCGGCGCGTCGTTCATCCGCGAGATCGAGCCCGGTGAGCTGATCGCGGTCGACGAGGACGGTCTGCGCAGCAGCCGGTTCGCCGAGGCCAGGCCGAAGGGCTGCGTCTTCGAGTACGTCTACCTGGCCCGGCCCGACACCGACATCGCAGGCCGCAACGTCTACCTGTCGCGTGTCGAGATGGGTCGCCGGCTGGCCGCCGAGGCCCCGGCCGAGGCCGATCTCGTCATAGCGACCCCGGAGTCCGGCACCCCGGCCGCGATCGGCTACGCGGAGGCGAGCGGCATCCCGTTCGGCGCGGGCCTGGTGAAGAACTCCTACGTCGGACGCACGTTCATCCAGCCGTCGCAGACCATCCGGCAGCTCGGTATCCGGCTCAAGCTGAACCCGCTGAAGGAGGTCATCCGCGGCAAGCGGCTCGTCGTCGTCGACGACTCGATCGTGCGCGGCAACACCCAGCGGGCCCTGGTGCGGATGCTGCGCGAGGCGGGCGCCGCCGAGGTGCACGTCCGCATCTCGTCGCCGCCGATCAAGTGGCCGTGCTTCTTCGGCATCGACTTCGCCACCCGGGCCGAGCTGATCGCCAACGGGCTCACCGTCGACGAGATCGGCACCTCCCTCGGGGCCGACTCGCTCTCCTACATCTCCATCGACGGCATGATCGAGGCGACGAAGATCGCCAAGCCGAACCTCTGCCGCGCCTGCTTCGACGGCGAGTACCCCATGGACCTGCCGGACCCGGAGCTGCTGGGCAAGCACTTCCTGGAGTCCGACGCCGACACCACCGCGCGTCCCGACGCCGACGGCGTGCAGACCCTGTTGACCGGGCCCGGCGGCGCCGACGCGCTGCGCCGCCCCTGA
- the purM gene encoding phosphoribosylformylglycinamidine cyclo-ligase: MTDAASHEPVSYKTAGVDIEAGDRAVDLMKEWVRKAQRPESLGGLGGFAGLFDASALGRYERPLLASATDGVGTKVAVAQRMGVHDTIGQDLVAMVVDDIVVCGAEPLFLTDYICVGKVVPERVSAIVKGIAEGCVLAGCALVGGETAEHPGLLGPEEYDVAGAATGVVEADRLLGAERIRPGDVVIGMASSGLHSNGYSLVRHVFLERAGWALDRDVPEFGRTLGEELLEPTRIYSLDCLALTRTTEVHAFAHITGGGLAGNLARVVPDHLHATLDRATWAPGPVFDAVGRVGGVTRAELEKTLNMGVGMVAVVAREAADAALTTLADRGVDAWVAGEITDRDPDAGSTGDAAAAAVTLTGDYAV, encoded by the coding sequence ATGACTGACGCTGCTTCCCACGAACCCGTTTCCTACAAGACCGCGGGCGTGGACATCGAGGCCGGCGACCGCGCCGTCGACCTGATGAAGGAGTGGGTCCGCAAGGCCCAGCGTCCGGAGTCGCTCGGCGGCCTCGGCGGATTCGCCGGACTGTTCGACGCCTCGGCGCTGGGGCGCTACGAGCGTCCGCTGCTCGCCTCGGCCACGGACGGCGTCGGCACGAAGGTGGCCGTCGCCCAGCGGATGGGCGTGCACGACACCATCGGCCAGGACCTCGTCGCGATGGTCGTGGACGACATCGTGGTGTGCGGCGCGGAGCCGCTGTTCCTCACCGACTACATCTGCGTGGGCAAGGTCGTGCCCGAGCGGGTCTCGGCCATCGTCAAGGGCATCGCCGAGGGCTGCGTCCTGGCGGGCTGCGCCCTGGTCGGCGGCGAGACGGCCGAGCACCCCGGGCTGCTGGGCCCGGAGGAGTACGACGTCGCCGGTGCGGCCACCGGCGTCGTGGAGGCCGACCGGCTGCTGGGCGCCGAGCGCATCCGTCCGGGTGACGTCGTCATCGGCATGGCCTCCTCCGGACTTCACTCGAACGGGTACTCCCTGGTGCGGCACGTCTTCCTGGAGCGGGCCGGCTGGGCGCTCGACCGCGACGTGCCGGAGTTCGGCCGGACGCTGGGCGAGGAGCTGCTGGAGCCCACCCGCATCTACTCCCTGGACTGCCTCGCCCTCACCCGCACCACCGAGGTGCACGCCTTCGCGCACATCACCGGCGGCGGCCTGGCCGGGAACCTGGCCCGCGTCGTGCCGGACCACCTGCACGCGACGCTGGACCGCGCCACCTGGGCGCCGGGCCCGGTGTTCGACGCGGTGGGCCGGGTCGGCGGGGTCACCCGCGCGGAGCTGGAGAAGACGCTGAACATGGGCGTCGGCATGGTGGCCGTCGTGGCGCGCGAGGCCGCCGACGCGGCGCTCACCACGCTCGCCGACCGGGGTGTGGACGCCTGGGTGGCGGGGGAGATCACCGACCGTGACCCGGACGCCGGTTCGACGGGTGACGCGGCGGCCGCCGCCGTCACCCTCACCGGTGACTACGCCGTCTGA
- a CDS encoding DUF3073 domain-containing protein, producing the protein MGRGRAKAKQTKVARQLKYNSGGTDLSRLAEELGATPAQQPPNGEPFEDDEEDDPYARYADLYNADDEDEESQRDDSPQRRRA; encoded by the coding sequence ATGGGGCGCGGCCGGGCCAAGGCCAAGCAGACGAAGGTCGCCCGCCAGCTGAAGTACAACAGCGGCGGGACGGATCTCTCGCGTCTGGCCGAAGAGCTGGGTGCAACGCCGGCGCAGCAGCCGCCGAACGGTGAGCCGTTCGAGGACGACGAGGAAGACGACCCGTACGCACGGTACGCCGACCTCTACAACGCCGACGACGAGGACGAGGAGTCCCAGCGGGACGACTCGCCCCAGCGTCGCCGCGCGTGA